The window agaactgaactagaatagaactaaactggaagtAGGATCactagttaattattttaatccGCGCTTTACTGAGATTAAAATAAAGCCTTAAAGTGTGCTACGATTAAAATACTGAAAAGTAAAACTCAGAATAAGAGAAAGATCATAAAAAAGGtttgtttgaaaacaaatattttatctaaTGATCTTATGTGATTGTATACTTATAtcgaaacattttctaaatattgatttttatgagtagtttgtaaatgttttattttgcacCAACAAATTCTTGTAAagaatataaagattttaaaacaaataacatttcacaacaaattaaagtttttaagcaaaattttttagCTGCAAATTATAAAGATTTCCCTGAAAATACAATTGGCTACATATGTATACCATTAGATGtataatttctttgaaaattaatataaattaatattgttaatccttattaaggaaatttttccATTCATCGAAATGTTGAAAAttcaatcaatatttttaatttagtagtCTACGCTCTCCTGACCTGTAGCCtagatatttattaatttatttttctagacACATAATCGAAtgcaataattaattatttcgaCTGCATAAATCATATCATGTCAAGGTAGTGtattatatatgaatatattaaaatataataattaaatatagtaTATCCTTATCTTCTTTAGCAATACAaacacaaacaataaaattgcgttttattttttcaatatttctattgaataccaattaaattatagttaaaacactatttctaagaaaaagaaatattgcgtttttttgtttttgtttaaatttttttgtttttgtatttgcaatagttttttgtaataaaatcatGCACATGTTTTTTGAACTGAAATCAATTATGGTTTTGAATAACGAACACGTCTATGACGAcgacgattttttctattacaaatCTTTTCACAATCCTCTAAAGACGAGAATATTTTCTTATCAGGACTACAGCCCAAATATTTACAGCGTTGAGTTTCAGCATCATAATAAATGCCTAAAGTTGAGGAACCACACAAACCATTTATAGTGGGCTGACGATCACAAATATCAACAACAGCACCTTTTGTGGATGAGATCAGGAGGAAGGAATaaccaaaaaaacaattaatattttattatttataaataaaataaattaaacttacgTGTACGATTTCCAGCTCCTTGTATAGTATGAATTAGATTTAAAAGGATGCAGCAAACAATTATCAGACGCTTTGCTCTTGAAAGAATCATTTTATATCAAatactgttttatttattttaaattttgtttaaaattctttgttttCACGTTCAAGTTGTAAGAATTTCGATTCGTTTTCTTTTTGCAGTTAATTGTttagaacaaaaacaatttcCCATTTGatgttaaattatattattattaaattatatattttaaaacaaatgtcttaataatataattctgattaagaataataaaattttatattcataaaataatgtttttttgttactttaatttaattgtttttttttttactcagttcaagttttatttattaattactcTTATTGTTTAAAACCTtagttttaacaaaactttacaattttatttatagaaaaaaaattaacaaaaaaatatatgtgtttttcTTATACACTCGGTTTATGTATTATTTCTTTACGATCACAGCGAATGTTCGCTTGTAATTGAATGTCTGCCACTcagattttgtatttttattaatgagTTTTATAAAGCGATAAGAGATCGTTTGCTTCTTTCTCTAATATAAGTTAAAgtctttctttaaatatatatatatatatatatttttttataagaatctGGAATTGAAAACAAACACTGTTTTGCCAAAGccaaataaaacgaaaatgaaAACGAAAACATGGAGTATTCATTTTGAGCGATAATACACAATTTGTCACAGAGCAAAGATCAGTTTCTTGGGAGGATGTatttctagaactgaactagaactgaactagaactgaactagaactgaactagaactgaactagaactgaactagaactgaactagaactgaactagaactgaactagaactgaactagaactgaactagaactaaactagaactaaactagaactaaactagaactgaactagaactgaactagaactgaactagaactatactagaactgaactagaactatactagaactgaactagaactgatctagaactgaactagaactgaactagaactatactagaactgaactagaactgaactagaactgaactagaactgaactagaactgaactagaactgaactagaactgNNNNNNNNNNNNNNNNNNNNNNNNNNNNNNNNNNNNNNNNNNNNNNNNNNNNNNNNNNNNNNNNNNNNNNNNNNNNNNNNNNNNNNNNNNNNNNNNNNNNctggccgcaattttcaagataatttgatgaaatttggaccaagcattggcacagggacgaagcctattgaaaatggttgaaatcggtccattatttcacctagtccccatacaaccgtaccttccgatttgaattatgccataattacgtcaaatattctattatctctctaaaaattggcatgcttggtccaaatttcatcaaattatcttgaaaattgcagcctgtaccttgcgcacaaggtttacttggacagccagccagccggacagacggacggatggacatgtcttaatcgactcaaaaaatgattctgaatcgatcggtatactttaaggtaggcattggaccaatatttttgtatgttacaaacatcagcacaaacgtataataccctccccactatagtggtgtagggaataatgattgattaatatttttctgtagaaaaacgttatccttttcacttttttctatgaaaaagttttatccGCTTACTTTTTACTTAAGGAATAGTTTAGCCCTTAACTTTTTCCTATagatagttgtttttttttttctatagaaaagtttatttaaatcaagTTTTCTGTATAACACATTTATcctaatatatttttcaacgaAAAAGTTTAtccaaagaaattttttcaaagaaaatttcaaattaaataagtatttataaagaaaaatgtatatgtatatatagattaCCTAAAAGATCTGATCAATTATTGTCaagttaatataataaaataaaatttataatcttTACATTAACATTCTcaataaatatgatttaaaagCCAAATAGTTAAAACTAACTATTTTATAATTCCATCTACATATTTGAATTCAATTTCCTAAGCAcgtttttgttaacatttcctttttttctctcgtttgtttgctgttgttttttttttttagttttttgcacacaaagaaaaactaaattctaTAAATCTAACGTTTGTTATGTAAATCGACTGCtagtaaaatagttttattaaaatagcaTACTAAAGTGGCAGAATGAAAGCAAATAGTAGATAATAAtccaaaaagtatttatattgatGTATAATTTCTATGTAAGTATTATAAAATGATTCAGTTTAAGCATGCTGTTAGAATAAAAGATAAATTCACTTACCATTTCATTATTTGCCTTGGACTTGGCAGATGTTTCAATACGTTTCGGTTTAAGACGTTGCAAATGATTGGGTAAATTTGTGGGAGATGTAGTTTTTGTATTTGGTTTTGCTGTGGCCGCTGATTTAACGGGTCCTATTGCTTTTGGTGTTGAACGGTGAATACGTTCTAATTCCACCTCACGCGATACTAGCTGACGTCCAAAGTATGATAGTGTTACACCGGGAAAATTGGGAAATTGCATGATGGTATCTAGATCGGGTTCCATGCGAAAGATATAGGGACCATCGGCTGATTTAACTTGTGTATAAGTTATACCTAAATCTACCATTATTTCAACACAATGTTTTAAGTCGGCTTGTTCTCTTgaatggaaaaattttatttagaaatttttgaaaatttaaattcgaataatagttttatgcgattaattttattcgaataatattcttttttttggattagttttatttgaataatatttttctttcgattaattttattcgaatgacaTTTTTATTCGATTggttttattcgaataacatttttattcgattagttttattcgaataacatTGTTCTTTCGATtagttttattcgaataacatTGTTCTTTCGATTAGTTTTAtacgaataaaatttttttcgattgGATCTATTCGATTGGTTTTATtcgattagttttatttaaataacatttttcattCGATtagttttattcgaataacgTTTTTCATTCGATtagttttattcgaataacatttttattcgattatttttattcgaacaacattttaattcgattagttttatttaaataacatttttcattCGATtagttttattcgaataacatTTATCTTTCGATtagttttattcgaataacatttttattcgattagttttattcgaataacatttttattcgattagttttattcgaataacatttttttttcgattagttttattcgaataaaattttttcgattGGATTTATTCGATTGGTTTTATTTGATTAGTTTTATTCGAttagttttattcaaataacatttttattcgattagttttattcgaataacgTTTTTATTCGATTAGTTTTATTCGAATAGCATTTTTATTCGATTAGTTTTATTggaataacattttaattcgatcagttttatttaaataacattttcctTTCGATtagttttattcgaataacatttttattcgattagttttatttaaataacatttttctttcgattagtttttattcgaataatattttttcgattatttttattcgaataacatttttattcgaTTAGGTTTATTtgaataacatttttctttcgattagttttattcgaataactttttttacgattagttttattcgattaaatttttttcgattagttttattcgattaattttattcgaataacattttgatttgtttagttttattcgaataacatttttattcgaataattttgtatctataatatttttattggattattttttattcaacttaaaattttgaaaatttttattcgattagttttattcgaataatatttttattcgattaattttattcgaataacatttttttacgaTTAGTTTTATTCGAATATGTTAATAATATGATTATTAATAATATGATTCCAACATATTTTTCTGTCCAAAAATGTaaacgaataaaattttttgtaaaaaatattcgaataatttttaaccgaataattttttcgcaaatttttttttatgaattttttcccATAATTTCTTATACATTATCTCGACTGAAGTTTtaacatagaaattttttttattcgaataaaatttatatagaaaatatttattcgaatttgtatttattcgaatacaatattttatgtaaatagattcgaattcgaatatttttttaataaaaaatgtatttgcaaaattttgttggaatattgttttttaattttattcgaatgtttttttttatacaaaaattattcgaatatttataagttttttattcgaatacatttttttctatatgaagTTTTTTGTAAGATACTGTTAATcgaatcaaatttaaaataaaatattccaataattaaaaaaaaatatatttgaataaaagtaagaaaatttattcgaataaaattattcgaataatttttttctttataaaattatcataaaaaaattaaattcaaataaattttaaaaaaaatttttgttttttataaaaaaattattcgaataaaaattttttattcgaataattttttttctatagaaagttttttgtataataatgtttttctaattaatttaaagaaacaaatattttaatgttttttatagaaatttattcgaataaaattttgttattctatagaaatttattcgattaaaattgtttattcgaataattttttttttaattttttttttataaagttgacataagaaaattaaattcaaataatttttttagaaaacttttttttattttataaaaaaaaaattattcgaataaaaattttttaatcgaataaattattttctatagaaagttttttgtAACATGatgttttgtaattaatttaaaaacaaaaataattgaatgttttatatagaaatttattcgaataaaaatattttattcgattaaaaattttttattcaaatattttttttttttgttgaattattttttttctttataaaattatttttataaaattaaattcgaataaattttttacacagattttttttataaattattcgaataaaaattttttattcgattaaaaattttttattcgaataatttttttttaattattttttttttctttataaaattaaattcgaataaaattttttacaaagattttttttttataaattattcgaataaaaatttttattagattaaaaattttttattcggttaaaaattttttattcgattattttttttaaggaaaaaatctaTTTCGATTTGCGTGTGAGCGTTTGTATATGAGTGTAATgtgtaataaataaacttactttcttcaaataaaaattatttattcgaataatttttttttttttgtaaaaaaaaattctagaaTTGTGTGTCCAATAAATAAACTTACTTTTGTGATAATAACTGTATGGCCACGGATCTTAATTGAGGCGATAATATATACTTTAACAAAGGTACTGTTTCCAATAACACTGCACTACCCTGTCCTATGCCCACTGTGCTGGCAGTAAACGATTTACGTAAAGATTGAAATATATTCTTTTGTGTTGTCAATTTTTGTTGAAACTGAaagagatttttgtttttcaacgaTTTGATTATAAAATGTCTTTTCTTTtagcgaaaaaaatatatatgtatgagtgagtgataatataaaagaaatcactaaaaaaatcaaacaagaaATGAGTTTAGGtttctataccctacaccactttagtgcagagggtatattgggtttgtgctgatgtttgtaacgcacaataatattggtcccatATTCACTTTAAAGTAtgccaatcgcctcagaatcattttctgatttagctatgtccgtccgtctgtctgtctgtccgtctgttcgtccatgtaaaccttataatcaaactaccttcaatcaaaaagtaccttttgtagaacgaaaaagttccattttatgggttctcgcctaatccggactctacatagttattttcatgtttctaagttcaatattatagaaagctcaaaaagtactttttgtagaacgaaaaagtaccaaaaagttccctttttatggcttctaacttaagccaggctccaaatacaattttttaatttctagccaataacaacacactagtgttGCTcccgctctgctactcttgctctgtcctggcttagtccttgcatagattgaaaacaggtcagaccagagcaccgcataatctggtactacgggtggccagttgccggCATGACTATGTCCTGACTAGACAGttagttgaggttccttcgggatccacgtagttgctgtggtttaaacccaaattcgcgggaagagtaagtgtcggttaaaagactgatgtaaagtcaagtcaatatttcgggatatgttcggtgctgttgccgaaaacaacagataccccacagaagaGTGAGCGTGGGactaagcattggaaatgagttggcaTTAATtatatatggtacgggatgaatgtgggctacggcgggccttaccccacccgtctacctataataaatatgtcgtatgtttttctcttataaaagtgtcgtatgaatgagatgtgtgctgtgTTGTATGATGatagatgaaaggtatcatCTACAAATGATACCactgaattttccttccttttccagttatgttcagagtatactctgttcatatcggAATTAcaacagtgtgtccctgtgagtaagaacaatgttttcgacttatttaatggattcgtacttcggtccaccttTTACGTGCTGTTGCTGAATCAACAGatgccatccaatggtcagagattagatagctcgagtaccgGTCAAaatcaatgtacaaaaattaccaCCTGAGTTCTACATTGAAgaataaaggggcgatggtagaccgatGTCAAGTCTACTTAgtgaatgaaaaagaccaccgtggagTAGGGGGACATCAtaccaggtactcacgtaaaactctcgacattcataaccttctcacgaaggtgaagtgcataataaatggcttaagtataagTCAACTATGtgatttattattgaaaactaaattacattttattctcATACTGATGTAGGTTATTATAAGGTCAGCCTCGCCCAACTATAACCTCTAAGTTGTTTGTTTATCATATTGCtgaatatgaaattataaaaagtgtaaaatgaaTTCATTTTACTCTTAAAAATCTCTAGGCACGGCCCCTCCCTCTTTTGTTTGAAAACCTCTGCTTTAACACATCATCACATTATGTTTATATTAGGTTGTGCTACAACACATTTAATCTCTTGATTGCATTTTATtcattgaaatttgaaaaaaatctacttaTACATGTCCTAAAGACACTAAGATTAAACAAGAccaaaaaaaatggttttagaAATGAAATGACATTTACAAGTCAAACATAAAAAAGCTCATTTgtccattcattcattcgtttgTTCATCATCTTACATCAAttgaatagaattttaaaacatttataagcatttttttttcttcttcgaacaaaaccaaagaaaacaagtaaaaagttataGACGGGCGAGGTCGACTATATAATACAATACACCATGgggcaatagaagatcatgtaccaaattttattaaattttctacaaaattgggttttgtagtttgattacaaggtttacaagccctattcgcgggttcagttgtatgggggataggtgaagtaatggaccgatgttaaccattttcaataggcttcgtccctgggacagtagaagatcatgtgccaaatttcattgaactatctccaaaattgcgatctgtagtttgattacaatgtttacaagccctattggggggttcagttgtaatggggctaggtgaaataatggaccgttgttttccatttttaataggTTTCGTCTACGGTAGCGTAAATATcaattgccaaatttcattgaataatttctaaaactgcgacctatagtttgattacaaagtttaaaagccctattggggggttcagttgtaagggggctaggtgaaataatggaccgttgttaactatttttaataatcttcgtctacagtatcataaaagatcatgtgccaaatttcattgaattatctttaaaattgtgacctgtagtttgattacaaggtttacaagctctattcgggggttcagttgtatgggggctaggtgaaataaaggtccgatgttaatcattttcaataggcttcgtctacggtataatagacgattatatgccaaattttattgaattatctttaaaattgcgtcctgtagtttgattacaa of the Lucilia cuprina isolate Lc7/37 chromosome 2, ASM2204524v1, whole genome shotgun sequence genome contains:
- the LOC111679152 gene encoding uncharacterized protein LOC111679152 codes for the protein MILSRAKRLIIVCCILLNLIHTIQGAGNRTRAVVDICDRQPTINGLCGSSTLGIYYDAETQRCKYLGCSPDKKIFSSLEDCEKICNRKNRRRHRRVRYSKP